A single window of Jeotgalibacillus haloalkalitolerans DNA harbors:
- a CDS encoding DoxX family protein, translating into MRRLYGAIVLYAGIMHFFKERNFRKIVPPFLPFKKTIVYLTGVIEIVLGAMLVLNKGTKLAGRGLALFLVAVWPANIYMAQRNFPIAGKRMPAALWGRVLFQIPLIKWALNISKK; encoded by the coding sequence ATGCGAAGATTATATGGTGCAATTGTATTGTATGCAGGGATCATGCATTTTTTTAAAGAAAGGAATTTCAGAAAGATTGTTCCACCTTTTCTGCCTTTCAAAAAAACAATCGTTTATCTTACAGGTGTGATTGAAATTGTGCTCGGTGCGATGCTTGTACTAAACAAGGGAACTAAGCTTGCAGGAAGAGGACTCGCCCTGTTTTTAGTGGCAGTGTGGCCTGCAAATATTTATATGGCGCAAAGAAACTTTCCGATTGCCGGCAAAAGAATGCCTGCTGCATTATGGGGAAGGGTGCTGTTTCAGATTCCGCTGATCAAATGGGCATTAAATATTTCAAAAAAGTAA
- the namA gene encoding NADPH dehydrogenase NamA, producing MSTALFSPYTVKNVTLKNRIVMAPMCMYSCYSRDGVVTDFHKVHYASRAAGQTGLIMLEATAVTPQGRISNEDLGIWSDEHVSGLKELTDLIKENGSKTAIQLAHAGRKSMTDGAIIAPSAIAFSDKMKQPEEMSQEQIRETVEAFKEGARRAYEAGFDIIELHGAHGYLINEFLSPLSNHRTDEYGGSDENRYRFLKEIIDAVNEVWTGPLFVRVSASDWHEEGLTPEDYATYAKWMKQQGVDLIDVSSGAVVPADIHVYPGYQVPMAEIIKHKSDIDTGAVGLITSGLQAEEILQNKRADLIFIARELLRDPYWARSAAAELNTSIDSLVQYKRGWVF from the coding sequence ATGAGTACAGCTTTATTTTCTCCCTATACAGTTAAAAACGTTACATTAAAAAACAGAATTGTGATGGCACCTATGTGTATGTATTCCTGCTACAGCCGGGATGGAGTTGTTACGGATTTTCACAAAGTGCATTATGCTTCAAGAGCTGCAGGTCAAACCGGGCTCATTATGCTCGAAGCGACAGCCGTTACACCACAGGGCAGAATCTCTAATGAGGATCTCGGGATATGGAGTGATGAACATGTATCCGGATTAAAGGAACTGACAGACCTCATTAAAGAAAACGGGTCAAAGACTGCCATTCAGCTCGCTCATGCAGGCAGAAAGTCAATGACAGACGGTGCAATAATCGCACCTTCGGCAATCGCTTTTAGTGATAAAATGAAGCAGCCCGAGGAAATGTCACAGGAACAGATTCGCGAAACAGTAGAGGCTTTTAAGGAAGGTGCCAGAAGAGCTTATGAAGCAGGCTTTGATATCATTGAGCTACACGGCGCCCACGGTTATTTAATTAATGAGTTTTTATCCCCGCTTTCAAATCACCGTACTGACGAATACGGCGGGTCGGATGAAAACCGCTACAGATTCTTAAAAGAAATCATAGATGCTGTGAATGAAGTATGGACTGGTCCCTTATTTGTCAGGGTGTCAGCAAGTGACTGGCACGAAGAAGGCTTAACCCCTGAGGATTATGCTACATATGCAAAATGGATGAAACAGCAGGGTGTGGATCTGATTGATGTCAGCTCAGGCGCCGTCGTACCTGCTGATATACATGTTTATCCGGGGTATCAGGTCCCTATGGCTGAAATTATTAAACATAAAAGTGACATTGACACCGGGGCAGTCGGATTAATTACAAGCGGCCTGCAGGCAGAAGAAATTCTGCAAAACAAGCGTGCAGATCTGATTTTCATTGCGCGGGAGCTGTTAAGAGACCCGTACTGGGCAAGAAGCGCGGCAGCTGAACTGAACACGTCAATTGATTCACTTGTGCAATATAAGCGCGGATGGGTGTTTTAA
- the proC gene encoding pyrroline-5-carboxylate reductase, whose protein sequence is MKMVFIGAGSMAEAMIKGIKNAEAFSQDELWVTNRNDKERLQLLTEKYDVKSSYDLSSLLTDAEVIILAVKPKDASDALQAIRPYVKGQLLISVLAGLSIGFIESIIGKAPIARAMPNTSAMIGQSATGLSFNDQILRSQHTLATSIFSAIGSVTHVEESRLDLVTGLSGSGPAYIYYIVEAMEKAASELGEDAMPFIIQTLKGAAHMLESSDQSPEELRKAITSEGGTTEAGIAQLESHHVKDAFAECIKEATDHSGRLRRQFEQAHNI, encoded by the coding sequence ATGAAAATGGTGTTTATTGGCGCAGGATCAATGGCCGAAGCGATGATCAAAGGAATCAAAAACGCTGAAGCTTTCAGTCAGGATGAGCTTTGGGTGACGAATAGAAACGATAAAGAAAGACTTCAGCTGCTGACAGAGAAATACGATGTCAAAAGCAGTTATGATCTGAGCAGCTTACTTACAGATGCTGAAGTCATCATTTTAGCGGTTAAACCTAAAGATGCAAGTGATGCTCTTCAGGCGATCCGGCCATATGTGAAAGGACAGCTGCTGATTTCAGTGCTTGCCGGTCTGTCTATCGGTTTTATTGAAAGTATTATTGGTAAAGCTCCGATTGCACGCGCGATGCCCAATACATCTGCAATGATTGGACAATCTGCAACCGGACTTTCATTTAATGATCAGATCCTTCGTTCACAGCATACTTTAGCAACTTCAATTTTTTCTGCGATCGGGTCTGTGACACACGTTGAGGAATCACGTCTTGATCTTGTTACAGGACTTTCCGGGAGTGGTCCTGCCTACATTTATTATATTGTGGAAGCGATGGAGAAAGCGGCATCAGAACTCGGTGAGGATGCAATGCCGTTTATTATTCAAACGCTAAAAGGTGCTGCGCATATGCTCGAAAGCTCTGACCAGTCACCGGAAGAATTAAGAAAGGCAATTACAAGCGAAGGCGGCACAACTGAAGCAGGTATTGCACAGCTTGAATCCCATCATGTAAAAGATGCATTTGCAGAGTGTATTAAAGAAGCTACGGACCATTCCGGCAGACTGCGCAGACAATTTGAACAGGCACATAACATTTAA
- the gndA gene encoding NADP-dependent phosphogluconate dehydrogenase, whose amino-acid sequence MSKHQFGVVGLAVMGKNLAWNIESRGFSVAVYNRSSEKVDDMLKESEGKQIHGTYSLEEFVESLETPRKIMLMVKAGPATDATISGLLPLLDKGDILIDGGNTFYRDTIRRNKELSEYGVHFIGTGVSGGEEGALTGPSIMPGGQKEAYDLVAPIFNEISAKVNGEACSTYIGPDGAGHYVKMVHNGIEYADMQLIAESYFLMKQVLGLDAEALHEVFSEWNKGELDSYLIEITADIFKKYDEETGKPMVDVILDKAGQKGTGKWTSQSALDLGTPLPIITESVFARFISALKDERVKASELLNGPTPQLPEEDKAEWVEAIRRALYMSKIASYAQGFAQMRAASEEYNWDLKFGEIAMIFRGGCIIRAQFLQKIKEAYDRDPQLMNLMLDDYFKEIVENYQSALRDVIALAVKNGIPVPGFSTALSYYDSYRTAVLPANLIQAQRDYFGAHTYERVDKEGTFHTEWME is encoded by the coding sequence ATGTCAAAACACCAGTTTGGCGTTGTTGGTTTGGCGGTAATGGGTAAAAACCTTGCATGGAATATTGAAAGCAGAGGTTTCTCAGTTGCCGTATATAACCGATCTTCTGAAAAAGTTGATGATATGTTAAAAGAATCTGAAGGAAAGCAGATCCACGGTACATACAGTCTTGAAGAGTTCGTGGAATCTCTTGAAACACCAAGAAAAATCATGCTGATGGTAAAAGCAGGTCCAGCAACTGATGCAACAATTTCCGGGCTGCTGCCACTGCTTGATAAGGGCGATATTCTGATTGACGGAGGCAACACTTTCTACCGTGATACAATCCGCCGTAATAAAGAATTAAGTGAATATGGCGTTCACTTTATCGGAACAGGCGTATCAGGCGGTGAAGAAGGCGCTCTTACAGGTCCATCAATCATGCCTGGCGGACAGAAGGAAGCATATGACCTTGTAGCACCGATTTTTAACGAAATCTCTGCAAAGGTAAATGGAGAAGCCTGCAGCACCTATATCGGGCCTGATGGTGCAGGACATTATGTGAAAATGGTGCATAACGGCATTGAGTATGCTGATATGCAGCTGATTGCAGAGTCTTATTTCCTGATGAAGCAGGTGCTTGGACTTGATGCAGAAGCACTGCATGAAGTATTTTCTGAATGGAATAAGGGAGAGCTTGACAGCTACCTGATCGAAATTACTGCAGATATCTTCAAAAAGTATGATGAAGAAACCGGTAAACCGATGGTGGATGTCATCCTTGATAAAGCAGGACAAAAAGGAACGGGTAAATGGACAAGCCAGAGTGCGCTTGATCTTGGTACACCTCTTCCGATTATTACAGAGTCTGTATTTGCCAGATTCATTTCAGCACTTAAAGATGAGCGTGTAAAAGCAAGTGAATTGTTAAACGGACCGACTCCACAGTTACCTGAAGAAGATAAAGCAGAATGGGTAGAAGCAATCCGTCGTGCACTATACATGTCAAAAATTGCTTCATATGCTCAGGGCTTCGCTCAAATGAGAGCTGCTTCTGAAGAATATAACTGGGATCTGAAATTCGGGGAAATTGCGATGATTTTCCGCGGCGGATGCATTATCCGTGCACAGTTCCTTCAGAAAATCAAAGAAGCATATGACAGAGACCCACAGCTGATGAACCTGATGCTTGATGATTATTTCAAAGAGATCGTTGAAAACTACCAGAGCGCTCTTCGCGACGTGATTGCACTGGCTGTTAAAAATGGTATTCCGGTACCAGGATTCTCTACAGCATTGTCTTACTATGACAGCTACCGTACAGCAGTCCTGCCGGCTAACCTGATTCAGGCGCAGCGTGACTATTTCGGTGCTCACACTTATGAACGCGTTGATAAAGAAGGAACATTCCATACTGAATGGATGGAATAA
- a CDS encoding DNA polymerase IV, which produces MSKGKIILHIDMNSFYASVEAAHQPELKGKPIAIAGNPEERRGIVVTCSYEARSKGVKTTMQVHEALKLCPELIILRPDFTRYRQASKAMFDILRSYTELVEPVSIDEGYMDITELEGNPIDLIKEIQDRILRELDLPCSIGVSPNKFLSKMASDMKKPMGITVIRKREIQEKLWPLPIREMHGVGEKTAEKLSSLSITTISDLAKADDIQLKSLLGINGLKLKSRANGIDPRKVDPESVYDFKSVGNSTTLPKDLTNQTELLKIIDQLSVKVSERLRSKQMLGYGLQVMIRFKNRNTITRSLTLSHPLYDQSHISEHARALFLKHWNGTPVRLLGVTVQDLADKSHAYKQIDLFTYEDDVKYEPVEKVMRELEEKHGKGILTRGLKSSKNHQNAETSFSKDFLDDHN; this is translated from the coding sequence ATGAGTAAGGGCAAAATTATCCTTCATATTGATATGAACAGCTTTTATGCTTCTGTGGAAGCGGCTCATCAGCCTGAACTGAAGGGAAAACCGATTGCGATAGCCGGAAACCCTGAAGAACGCAGAGGAATCGTTGTCACATGCAGTTACGAGGCGCGCAGTAAAGGTGTAAAAACAACTATGCAGGTTCATGAAGCACTGAAGTTGTGCCCGGAACTGATTATTTTACGGCCGGATTTTACACGTTACCGTCAGGCGTCTAAAGCCATGTTTGATATTCTAAGAAGCTATACTGAGCTTGTTGAGCCTGTATCGATTGATGAAGGGTATATGGATATCACTGAACTGGAAGGTAACCCGATTGACCTGATTAAAGAAATTCAGGACCGGATATTAAGAGAGCTGGATCTTCCATGCAGTATTGGTGTCTCACCTAATAAATTCCTATCCAAAATGGCTTCAGATATGAAAAAGCCGATGGGGATCACAGTGATAAGAAAAAGAGAAATTCAGGAGAAATTGTGGCCTCTCCCGATCAGGGAAATGCATGGCGTAGGGGAGAAAACGGCAGAAAAGCTGTCATCCTTATCAATTACTACAATTAGTGATCTGGCAAAAGCAGATGATATTCAATTAAAATCGCTTTTAGGGATAAACGGTTTGAAGCTGAAAAGCAGGGCTAATGGAATTGATCCGAGAAAAGTTGATCCTGAAAGTGTTTATGATTTTAAAAGTGTAGGGAATTCCACTACTTTACCGAAAGACCTGACGAACCAGACTGAATTACTGAAAATCATTGACCAGCTTTCAGTCAAAGTAAGTGAGCGCCTGAGATCCAAGCAGATGCTCGGATACGGTCTGCAGGTCATGATCCGCTTTAAAAACAGAAATACGATTACCCGCAGCCTGACGCTCAGTCATCCGTTATATGATCAGTCTCATATCTCTGAACACGCCAGAGCGCTTTTCCTTAAACACTGGAATGGCACGCCTGTCAGACTGCTCGGGGTAACCGTTCAGGATCTGGCTGATAAAAGTCATGCTTATAAACAGATCGACCTTTTTACTTATGAAGATGATGTGAAGTATGAACCGGTAGAGAAGGTCATGAGGGAGCTTGAAGAAAAGCATGGTAAAGGTATTCTGACAAGAGGACTAAAAAGCTCAAAAAACCATCAGAATGCTGAGACCAGTTTCAGTAAAGACTTTTTAGATGATCACAATTAG
- a CDS encoding glycosyltransferase, protein MLFILLALTALFWMIIALDTYRGLSSLHALEKEAPIRSSGKISVIVPARNEEDHIMKSISSQLNQTYQHIEWILINDRSKDTTGTLMEKLAEKDHRITVIHIDKLPEGWLGKNYALHKGTLAASGDVYLFTDADVRYEPDLIAKAAGYMNRLKIAHLTVSPDLQSKSFLLKGFVAFFLFGFSYYKRPWSANRDQSKSGMGIGAFNMIKKEAYQNIGGHQAISLRPDDDLQLGMLVKKNGYKQRMATAKSMLKVEWYPSVKEALKGLEKNTFAGLHYSYLFTFGAMAGVFISQVLPFIAIFSRDANTAAMAWVSIGAIMAVYIPITRRLTTYSSFHAVLFPISAILFITAVIRAAMLTLLRGGVKWRGTIYPIKDLKKKS, encoded by the coding sequence ATGCTCTTTATCCTGCTTGCACTTACGGCTCTCTTCTGGATGATTATTGCGCTTGATACGTATAGAGGGCTCTCTTCACTTCATGCACTTGAAAAAGAAGCACCTATTCGTTCAAGCGGTAAAATTAGTGTGATTGTACCTGCGAGAAATGAAGAAGACCATATTATGAAAAGCATCAGCTCTCAGCTCAATCAGACCTATCAGCACATCGAATGGATCCTGATTAATGACCGCTCAAAAGACACAACCGGCACACTGATGGAAAAGCTTGCAGAAAAAGATCACAGAATTACAGTGATTCATATAGACAAACTGCCTGAAGGGTGGCTTGGCAAGAATTATGCGCTTCATAAAGGAACTCTGGCTGCTTCAGGGGATGTCTACTTATTTACTGATGCTGATGTAAGGTATGAACCCGACCTCATTGCCAAGGCAGCCGGATATATGAACCGGTTGAAGATCGCTCATCTGACCGTTTCCCCAGACCTTCAGTCAAAGAGCTTTTTATTAAAAGGGTTTGTGGCTTTTTTCTTATTCGGGTTTTCATATTATAAAAGACCATGGTCAGCCAACCGCGATCAGTCAAAAAGCGGGATGGGAATCGGTGCATTTAATATGATCAAAAAAGAAGCTTACCAGAACATTGGCGGTCACCAGGCAATCAGTCTCCGGCCGGATGATGATCTTCAGCTCGGGATGCTGGTCAAAAAAAATGGATATAAACAAAGAATGGCAACAGCTAAGTCCATGCTGAAAGTCGAGTGGTATCCAAGTGTGAAAGAAGCATTAAAAGGGCTTGAAAAAAACACTTTTGCCGGACTTCATTACAGCTACCTATTTACTTTCGGTGCAATGGCCGGTGTATTTATATCGCAGGTACTTCCCTTTATTGCGATATTCAGCCGGGATGCAAATACTGCCGCGATGGCCTGGGTGTCAATCGGCGCCATTATGGCAGTCTATATTCCAATTACAAGAAGGCTGACAACCTACTCAAGCTTTCACGCAGTACTGTTTCCCATATCAGCCATTCTTTTTATTACCGCTGTCATCAGGGCTGCCATGCTGACGCTGCTTCGCGGCGGGGTAAAATGGCGCGGAACAATCTATCCGATAAAAGATTTGAAGAAAAAGAGCTGA
- a CDS encoding MBL fold metallo-hydrolase, producing MKDPVIQQLTIPTPFAVGDVHTYLLIGDAVTLVDTGPDTAEGKEVMTAKLKEAGLTPQDIDQVVLTHHHPDHAGLTEFFSSAKLFAHRDSERFLTRTDSFMHLHDFFYTEFFKQAGLPDHYLILLEKMKEPLYAMERRPVDVYLSEEDALPGHVGWSVMESHGHSQGHISLVHENGTVIGGDLLIQHISSNPLIEPPFGINQPRPLPQIQYNESLNKLAALKPVIVYPGHGKPVSHAEELIKDRLVKQHERAMYVKSLLQRQETTAFEVCKQLFPKIYKKQLGLTISETVGQLDYLIFSKEIKAAGLEGQAVIYRAESGVKL from the coding sequence ATGAAAGATCCGGTTATCCAACAGCTCACAATCCCTACACCGTTTGCAGTAGGAGATGTGCATACTTATTTATTGATCGGTGATGCGGTAACACTTGTTGATACCGGGCCCGACACTGCAGAGGGAAAAGAGGTTATGACTGCAAAGCTGAAGGAAGCTGGGCTCACGCCTCAGGATATTGATCAGGTTGTATTAACCCATCACCATCCTGACCATGCCGGTTTAACTGAATTTTTCAGCAGCGCGAAACTGTTTGCTCACCGCGACAGTGAGCGTTTTCTTACAAGAACTGATTCCTTTATGCATTTACACGACTTCTTTTATACAGAATTTTTTAAACAGGCAGGGCTTCCTGATCATTATCTGATTCTGCTTGAAAAAATGAAGGAACCTTTATATGCGATGGAAAGAAGACCGGTTGACGTCTATTTATCAGAAGAAGATGCTTTGCCTGGACATGTTGGGTGGAGTGTGATGGAGTCACATGGCCATTCCCAGGGACATATTTCACTCGTTCATGAAAATGGTACTGTCATTGGCGGTGACCTGCTGATTCAGCATATTTCTTCAAATCCGCTGATCGAACCGCCGTTTGGGATCAATCAGCCCCGGCCATTACCCCAGATTCAATATAATGAATCACTCAATAAGCTTGCTGCCCTGAAGCCTGTTATTGTGTATCCGGGACATGGAAAACCTGTTTCTCATGCTGAGGAACTGATAAAAGATAGATTAGTTAAACAGCATGAAAGAGCCATGTATGTAAAGTCATTACTGCAGCGTCAGGAAACAACTGCCTTTGAAGTCTGTAAACAGCTCTTCCCTAAAATCTATAAGAAACAGCTCGGTCTGACTATTTCTGAAACAGTCGGACAGCTGGATTATCTGATTTTCAGCAAGGAAATCAAAGCGGCCGGTCTGGAAGGTCAAGCCGTTATTTACAGGGCTGAAAGCGGGGTGAAACTATGA
- a CDS encoding SDR family NAD(P)-dependent oxidoreductase yields the protein MNNLSGKKVWITGASGGLGRAIAEESARRGADLILTARDERKLLQTKERCRQFGSGSILVRPFDLNETTDISSFAKAVLDESGGVDILVNNAGFGLFEKLEDTPDDMISSMISVNVIALMLMSKAVIPHMKSGSGHIVNIASQAGKLATPKSSVYSAAKHAVLGFSNSLRMEVAENNIFVTSVNPGPIETDFFDTADTTGRYAESVKRWMLSPQVVAVKTVDAFQTDKREINLPGWMNAVSKAYSLAPGMVERLGKKGFNQK from the coding sequence ATGAACAATTTATCCGGAAAGAAAGTCTGGATCACCGGTGCTTCCGGCGGTCTGGGCAGAGCGATCGCAGAAGAATCTGCAAGAAGGGGAGCAGATCTCATCCTGACTGCAAGAGATGAGCGGAAACTGCTCCAGACAAAAGAAAGGTGCCGTCAATTCGGTTCAGGATCGATTCTGGTCAGACCATTTGATTTAAACGAGACCACTGATATTTCTTCTTTTGCAAAAGCAGTACTGGATGAGTCAGGAGGTGTGGATATTCTGGTCAACAATGCAGGCTTTGGTCTGTTTGAAAAGCTTGAAGATACGCCGGATGACATGATCAGTTCAATGATTAGCGTGAATGTCATTGCGCTGATGCTGATGAGTAAAGCAGTCATACCACATATGAAATCCGGGAGCGGGCACATTGTGAATATCGCTTCTCAGGCCGGAAAACTCGCTACACCTAAATCTTCAGTGTATTCAGCAGCCAAGCACGCAGTTTTAGGGTTTTCCAACAGCCTCAGAATGGAAGTTGCTGAAAACAATATTTTTGTCACTTCCGTTAACCCTGGTCCGATTGAAACAGACTTTTTTGATACAGCTGACACGACCGGCCGTTATGCTGAAAGCGTGAAAAGGTGGATGCTCTCACCTCAGGTAGTCGCAGTAAAAACAGTAGATGCTTTTCAGACAGACAAAAGAGAGATCAATCTGCCGGGATGGATGAATGCTGTATCGAAAGCCTATTCTTTAGCACCGGGCATGGTCGAACGCCTAGGAAAAAAGGGCTTTAACCAGAAATAA
- the zwf gene encoding glucose-6-phosphate dehydrogenase: MKQTSTPPTLIMIFGATGDLAKRKLYPSLYQLYLKGSLEKQFAVLGIGRREWSNQQFTDHIRNSLTQASDNHDHIEAFIEHCVYESHDVEDSSSYIKLKNKANELDEKFDLKGNRIFYLAMAPEFFGTITDHLKADGLTDNGGFCRLVIEKPFGHNLPSANVLNDQIRQSFPEESIYRIDHYLGKEMVQNIEVIRFANALFEPLWNSRFISNIQITSSEVLGVEERGRYYEKSGALRDMVQNHMLQMVALLAMEPPISLSTDEIRSEKVRVLRALRPVEGEEVDDYFVRGQYGPDHEGEQKGYRENANVDSDSNTETYVAGKVMIDNFRWAGVPFYIRTGKSMAVKSTKIVVQFKDIPMNLYYNKEHSLDPNLLVIHIQPDEGITLHLNAKKTAQGIDTDSVKLSYSASSIDGINTPEAYEKLLLDCILGDATNFTHWDEVRHSWSFVDKISDHWEKTKDQTFPNYSAGSMGPERSDSLLEKDGFEWWPIGELDVEE; the protein is encoded by the coding sequence GTGAAACAGACATCTACACCACCAACATTAATTATGATTTTTGGCGCAACCGGAGACCTTGCTAAACGCAAATTGTACCCTTCATTATATCAGCTTTACCTGAAAGGGAGTCTGGAAAAACAATTTGCAGTGCTTGGAATCGGACGACGTGAATGGTCTAACCAGCAGTTTACAGACCACATTCGCAATTCATTAACACAGGCGTCAGATAACCATGATCATATTGAAGCATTCATTGAGCACTGTGTATATGAATCTCATGATGTGGAAGACTCCTCATCATACATAAAACTGAAAAATAAAGCGAATGAATTAGATGAGAAGTTTGATCTAAAAGGAAACAGAATCTTTTATCTGGCAATGGCTCCAGAATTTTTCGGTACCATTACTGACCATCTGAAAGCAGATGGACTCACGGATAACGGCGGATTCTGCAGACTTGTGATTGAAAAGCCGTTTGGTCATAATCTGCCATCAGCAAATGTATTAAATGATCAGATCAGACAGTCATTCCCTGAGGAATCAATCTACCGAATTGACCATTATCTCGGGAAAGAAATGGTACAGAATATTGAAGTCATCCGATTTGCAAATGCTTTATTTGAGCCGCTCTGGAACAGCCGCTTTATCTCAAATATACAGATTACTTCTTCAGAAGTGCTCGGTGTTGAAGAACGTGGCAGATATTACGAAAAGAGTGGTGCATTAAGAGATATGGTTCAAAACCATATGCTGCAAATGGTTGCACTGCTTGCAATGGAGCCGCCAATCAGTCTGAGTACAGATGAAATCAGAAGTGAAAAGGTACGGGTACTGCGTGCCCTTCGACCGGTAGAAGGCGAAGAAGTTGATGATTACTTTGTCAGAGGTCAGTATGGTCCTGATCATGAAGGTGAACAAAAAGGTTACCGTGAAAATGCAAATGTAGACAGTGACTCGAATACTGAAACGTATGTAGCAGGTAAAGTGATGATTGATAACTTCCGCTGGGCAGGGGTGCCATTTTATATCCGTACAGGAAAAAGCATGGCTGTAAAGTCTACTAAAATCGTTGTACAGTTCAAGGACATCCCGATGAACCTGTATTACAATAAAGAGCATTCACTTGATCCTAACCTGCTTGTGATTCATATTCAGCCTGATGAAGGCATTACGCTACACCTGAATGCAAAGAAAACAGCGCAGGGAATCGATACTGACAGTGTGAAACTGAGTTATTCAGCTAGCAGTATTGACGGTATTAACACACCTGAAGCATATGAAAAGTTATTGCTGGACTGTATCCTGGGTGATGCAACAAACTTTACACACTGGGATGAGGTCAGACACTCATGGAGCTTTGTAGATAAAATCTCAGATCACTGGGAGAAAACAAAAGATCAAACGTTCCCGAATTACTCTGCGGGGTCAATGGGTCCTGAAAGAAGCGACTCTCTTCTGGAAAAAGACGGCTTTGAATGGTGGCCGATCGGGGAGCTAGACGTAGAAGAATAG
- the rnz gene encoding ribonuclease Z → MRLHFLGTGAGVPGKERNVSSLALKEVNKHGDIWLFDCGEATQHQILHTSIKPRRIKKVFITHLHGDHIFGLPGFLGSRSFQGGTEPLTVYGPAGIREYISTALKLSRTYLKYDLEIIEISEGTSIDDTDFIISVRKLDHVIPSYGYRIDEKDRPGKLNSEKLQQLGIRPGPVYKQLKNGETIEWEGSMINGKDFIEPPVKGKTIAIAGDTRKCNAVIDLAKGADLLIHEATFGSENEKMAYDYYHSTSVQAAEIAVSAGVKSLWLTHISARYAEGKEKELLNQAREIFPNSFIASDLLEEEL, encoded by the coding sequence ATGCGATTGCATTTTCTGGGAACCGGAGCAGGTGTGCCCGGCAAAGAGCGGAATGTTTCTTCACTTGCGCTAAAGGAAGTGAACAAACACGGCGATATATGGCTGTTTGACTGCGGTGAAGCAACTCAGCATCAGATACTTCATACGTCTATCAAGCCAAGAAGAATAAAAAAAGTATTCATCACACATCTGCACGGTGATCATATTTTCGGTCTGCCTGGGTTTTTGGGCAGCCGATCATTTCAGGGGGGGACAGAGCCGCTGACGGTTTACGGACCAGCGGGTATTAGAGAGTATATCAGCACTGCACTTAAGCTGAGCAGGACCTACTTAAAATACGATCTTGAGATCATAGAAATAAGTGAGGGGACTTCAATTGATGATACTGACTTTATCATTTCAGTGAGAAAGCTTGATCATGTTATTCCTTCATATGGATATAGAATCGATGAAAAAGACAGACCGGGAAAACTTAATTCGGAAAAACTTCAGCAGTTGGGCATCCGCCCAGGGCCGGTATATAAGCAGTTAAAAAATGGCGAGACAATTGAATGGGAAGGAAGCATGATTAACGGCAAAGATTTCATTGAGCCGCCTGTAAAAGGAAAAACGATCGCAATTGCAGGGGACACAAGGAAGTGCAATGCAGTGATTGACCTGGCGAAGGGAGCTGATCTCCTGATACATGAGGCGACATTTGGAAGTGAAAATGAAAAGATGGCATATGACTACTATCACTCCACTTCAGTGCAGGCAGCAGAGATTGCAGTTTCAGCAGGAGTGAAGTCACTCTGGCTTACGCATATCAGTGCCCGATATGCAGAAGGAAAGGAAAAAGAGCTGTTGAACCAGGCCAGGGAGATTTTCCCCAACAGTTTTATTGCTTCCGATCTGCTTGAAGAAGAGCTCTGA